A single window of Lacerta agilis isolate rLacAgi1 chromosome 12, rLacAgi1.pri, whole genome shotgun sequence DNA harbors:
- the FZD8 gene encoding frizzled-8, protein MERSYLLAVAFLPLLLPAWSPGLPRSSCAASAASAAAAAAAAAAASSSSSSSSSASSSSASASSAKELSCQEITVPLCKGIGYNYTYMPNQFNHDTQDEAGLEVHQFWPLVEIQCSADLRFFLCSMYTPICLDDYKKPLPPCRSVCERAKAGCAPLMRQYGFAWPDRMRCDRLPEQGNQDTLCMDYNRTELATAAPPPPQPKPPHRKPAGGGARIPGAAVPQPPLPPPAEPPLRKARPSAPCEPGCQCRAPMVSVSSERHPLYNRVKTGQIANCALPCHNPYFSPDERAFTAFWIGLWSILCFISTFATVSTFLIDMERFKYPERPIIFLAACYLFVSLGYLVRLVAGHEKVACSGGAAAGAVPAGAGGGAAGAAAAVGGRGAAGGAAELQPELAVAEHVRYESTGPALCTVVFLLVYFFGMASSIWWVILSLTWFLAAGMKWGNEAIAGYAQYFHLAAWLLPSVKSIAVLALSSVDGDPVAGICYVGNQSLENLRGFVLAPLLIYLAIGSMFLLAGFVSLFRIRSVIKQQGGPTKTHKLEKLMIRLGLFTVLYTVPAASVVACLFYEQHNRPRWEATHNCPCLRDQQPDQARRPDYAVFMLKYFMCLVVGITSGVWVWSGKTLESWKALCTRCCWASKGTAAAVAAGSIGVVGGGGGGMVTAAAVGGLGGGAGSMYSDVSTGLTWRSGTASSVSYPKQMPLSQV, encoded by the coding sequence ATGGAGCGCAGTTACCTGTTGGCCGTGGCTTTCCTCCCGCTCTTGCTGCCGGCTTGGTCGCCGGGGCTGCCGCGCTCTAGCTGCGCCGCCTCGGCCGCTTCTGCCGccgcggctgcagcagctgccgcAGCCGCGTCGTCGTCCTCGTCCTCGTCCTCTTCGGCGTCTTCTTCGTCCGCGTCGGCGTCGTCGGCCAAGGAGCTGTCTTGCCAGGAGATCACGGTGCCCCTGTGCAAAGGCATCGGCTACAACTACACGTACATGCCCAACCAGTTCAACCACGACACGCAGGACGAGGCGGGGCTGGAGGTGCACCAGTTCTGGCCCCTGGTGGAGATCCAGTGCTCGGCGGACCTGCGCTTCTTCCTGTGCAGCATGTACACGCCCATCTGCCTGGACGACTACAAGAagccgctgccgccgtgccgcagCGTGTGCGAGCGGGCCAAGGCCGGCTGCGCGCCCCTCATGCGCCAGTACGGCTTCGCGTGGCCCGACCGCATGCGCTGCGACCGCCTGCCCGAGCAGGGCAACCAGGACACGCTCTGCATGGACTACAACCGCACCGAGCTCGCCACGGCCGCGCCGCCGCCCCCGCAGCCCAAGCCGCCGCACCGCAAGCCTGCCGGCGGCGGCGCCAGGATCCCCGGCGCGGCCGTCCctcagccgccgctgccgcctcccGCCGAGCCGCCCCTGCGCAAGGCCCGGCCTTCGGCGCCGTGCGAGCCGGGCTGCCAGTGCCGCGCGCCCATGGTGTCCGTGTCGAGCGAGCGCCACCCGCTCTACAACCGCGTCAAGACAGGCCAGATCGCCAACTGCGCGCTGCCCTGCCACAACCCGTACTTCAGCCCCGACGAGCGCGCCTTCACCGCCTTCTGGATCGGCCTGTGGTCCATCCTGTGCTTCATCTCCACTTTCGCCACCGTCTCCACGTTCCTCATCGACATGGAGCGCTTCAAGTACCCCGAGCGACCCATCATCTTCCTGGCCGCATGCTACCTCTTCGTCTCCTTGGGCTACCTGGTGCGCCTCGTCGCCGGCCACGAGAAAGTGGCTTGCAGCGGTGGCGCGGCGGCCGGTGCAGTGCCGGCGGGCGCCGGAGGGGGCGCTGCAGGAGCAGCCGCGGCAGTCGGAGGGCGCGGGGCGGCAGGGGGCGCTGCGGAGCTGCAGCCGGAACTAGCCGTGGCGGAGCACGTGCGCTACGAGAGCACGGGCCCTGCCCTGTGCACAGTGGTCTTCCTGCTGGTGTACTTCTTTGGCAtggccagctccatctggtgggTCATCCTGTCGCTCACCTGGTTCCTGGCGGCCGGCATGAAGTGGGGCAACGAAGCCATAGCGGGCTATGCGCAGTACTTCCACCTGGCTGCCTGGCTGCTGCCCAGCGTCAAGTCCATTGCCGTGTTGGCGCTCAGCTCGGTGGACGGGGACCCGGTGGCGGGCATCTGCTACGTGGGCAACCAGAGCCTGGAGAACTTGCGGGGCTTCGTGCTGGCCCCCTTGCTGATATACCTGGCCATTGGCTCCATGTTTCTGCTGGCGGGCTTCGTCTCGCTCTTCCGCATCCGCAGTGTCATCAAACAGCAAGGGGGCCCCACCAAGACGCACAAGCTGGAGAAGCTCATGATCCGCCTGGGCCTCTTCACCGTCCTCTACACGGTCCCGGCCGCCAGCGTGGTGGCCTGCCTCTTCTACGAGCAGCACAACCGCCCCCGCTGGGAGGCCACGCACAACTGCCCTTGCCTGAGGGACCAGCAGCCCGACCAGGCGCGCCGGCCAGACTACGCAGTTTTTATGCTCAAGTATTTCATGTGCCTCGTGGTGGGCATCACGTCCGGAGTGTGGGTCTGGTCCGGGAAGACTCTGGAGTCCTGGAAGGCGCTCTGCACCCGTTGCTGCTGGGCCAGCAAGGGGACCGCCGCCGCAGTGGCGGCAGGGAGCATCGGAGTGGTTGGCGGTGGTGGAGGGGGCATGGTGACTGCCGCTGCGGTGGGGGGACTTGGGGGCGGAGCGGGGTCCATGTACAGCGACGTCAGCACCGGCTTAACGTGGAGGTCTGGCACCGCCAGCTCAGTCTCATACCCCAAACAGATGCCCTTGTCCCAGGTGTAA